CAGGTTCACCAGAAGGCTCAGGATCTGGGCCTGGATGGAAACGTCCAGGGCGGAAACAGGTTCGTCGGCCAGGAGGAAGTCGGGACGGAGGATAAGGGCCCTGGCTATGCCGATCCTCTGCCTCTGACCCCCGGAAAACTCGTGGGGATATTTCCACGAGCTTCCCTCCGACAGCCCAACGGTCTGCAGCATCTGCTCAACCTCGGACGCCGTTTGCGAGGGGGATTTTCCCGCCAATTTCAACGGTTCCCCAATGATGGATCCCACCGTCTTCCGAGGATTAAGCGAACCGAAAGGGTCCTGAAAAACAATCTGCATACGGTGCCGAAGGGGACGGAGACGGCGCCTGTCAAGTAACGTTATTTCGATTTCGTCGAAAAAGATGGATCCACCGGAGGGTTCAATGAGTCGGAGCAGCATTCTTCCCAGCGTAGTCTTGCCGCATCCCGACTCGCCCACGAGCCCAAAAACCTCTCCCCTGCCGATATCCAGGGAAACGTGGTCCACGGCTCTTATTCCACCGGTGATCCTGCCGAAGACACCTCCCTTGACGGGAAAGACCTTGGTCAGGTCCTGGATCTGAAGCAATGGACGGACATCTGAATCAGATTGGGTCGCAAAAAGTTCATTCATGGCTTTTTACTCCACGGAAAGCGAAAAGTGTCATTTTCACTTCCCTGGGAAGTGGCACCGGACTGACCTTTCACCGGTTCTTTGAAGAGCCGGTTCCTCTTCCCCGCAAATCCCCTGGGCGCGGGGACATCTGGGATGAAATCTGCAGGCCCCCGGCAATCTGGCGAGGTCGGGAACCGCCCCGGGAATGGCATGAAACTCACGTCTCTCCATTGTTGGAAGGGACCTGATAAGACCGATGGTGTACGGATGCCATGGATCCGCGAAAAGCTCCCTGACAGGGCTCTTCTCAAGGATCGCCCCGGCGTACATGACGCACACCCTATCGGCCACTTCGGCCACGACCCCGAGGTCGTGGGTAATGAGCAGCGCTCCTCCCCCCTCCCCCAGCCTGATTATCTCCTCCATGAGGCGAAGGATCTGGGCCTGAACGGTGACATCCAGGGCCGTGGTGGGTTCGTCCGCAATGAGGACAGCGGGTTCACAGGCAACAGCCATGGCAATGAGTATCCTCTGCTGCATCCCCCCGGACATCTGATGCGGATACTCCCGAATCCGGCTCCGGGGATCAGGGAGGCCGACACGTTCCAGTATCCCCACCGTCGCCTCCATGGCGTCTTTCGCGTCCATATTCCTGTGAATTCTCAGGACCTCCGCCACCTGGTCCCCCACGGTAAAAACAGGGTTAAGCGCACTCATGGGTTCCTGAAAGACCATGGAAAGACGGTCGCCCCGAAGCTCCCTTATCTGCTCGTCATCCATGGACAGCAGGTCCAGACCTTCAAAGAGGACCTCCCCCGATATGATCTCTCCCGGAGGCGGGACCAGCCGCATGATACTCAAAGCGGTCATGCTCTTCCCACAGCCGGACTCGCCCACCAGGCTGAGGATCTCACCACGCCTGAGGGAGAATGACACCCCGTCCACCGCACGGAGGTCCCCCCCTTCAGTGGGAAATCTCGTGACGAGATCTTTTACCTCAAGCAGCTTTTCGGCCATGCAGCTCCATCCTCAAAAAAAATCCCCGGCCCTACAGCGTCATCCCGGCGACAGCCCGAATCCACCCCCACCAAGGAAGGCCCATTGGGGGCTATTGGGTTTTTCCTTTCCCTTTGGGTTTTGTCCTATGTTAAATTAACAGGTTGGTGGCTCGCCGTCGGGCATAATAACACAGCCGGATTCAAGGATGGGCACTAAATAAAGTCCATCGCCAGGCCGAGGGAGGTTCGGTCCATCATGGCCATTAATCGAATCGTCATCAAGGGCGCCCGGGAACATAACCTGAAGGGTGTCAATATCGAGATCCCGAGGGATTCCCTCGTGGTGATCACCGGGGTATCCGGCTCAGGGAAATCCTCTCTGGCTTTCGACACACTCTACGCCGAAGGACAGCGGCGGTACGTCGAATCCCTCTCCGCCTACGCCAGACAGTTTCTCGACCAGATGGACAAGCCCGACATCGACTACATAGAGGGCCTCTCTCCCGCAATTTCCATCGAACAGAAAACAATCAGCAAAAACCCCAGATCCACCGTGGGTACCGTAACGGAGATCTACGACTATTTTCGCCTCCTCTTCGCCCGGATCGGGATTCCCTACTGCTATAAGTGCGGGAAACGGATCGAGGCCCAGACCTCACAGCAGATCATAGATTCCATCATGGCGGTCCCCGAGGGAGAAAGGCTGACCATCCTGGCTCCTATCGTGCGCGGACGGAAGGGGGAGTATCGTCGTGAGTTGGAGCACCTTGCCCGCCAGGGCTTTCTGAG
The Deltaproteobacteria bacterium genome window above contains:
- a CDS encoding ATP-binding cassette domain-containing protein codes for the protein MNELFATQSDSDVRPLLQIQDLTKVFPVKGGVFGRITGGIRAVDHVSLDIGRGEVFGLVGESGCGKTTLGRMLLRLIEPSGGSIFFDEIEITLLDRRRLRPLRHRMQIVFQDPFGSLNPRKTVGSIIGEPLKLAGKSPSQTASEVEQMLQTVGLSEGSSWKYPHEFSGGQRQRIGIARALILRPDFLLADEPVSALDVSIQAQILSLLVNLKDRFSLTMLFISHDLRVVRSLCDRVAVMYLGRLMEIGRVEDLYAGPVHPYSEALIRAIPEPDPEKRGHDAGPVGEVPSPANPPSGCHFHPRCPLRIERCAQEVPGLTSRGNGRFAACHVR
- a CDS encoding ABC transporter ATP-binding protein, which codes for MAEKLLEVKDLVTRFPTEGGDLRAVDGVSFSLRRGEILSLVGESGCGKSMTALSIMRLVPPPGEIISGEVLFEGLDLLSMDDEQIRELRGDRLSMVFQEPMSALNPVFTVGDQVAEVLRIHRNMDAKDAMEATVGILERVGLPDPRSRIREYPHQMSGGMQQRILIAMAVACEPAVLIADEPTTALDVTVQAQILRLMEEIIRLGEGGGALLITHDLGVVAEVADRVCVMYAGAILEKSPVRELFADPWHPYTIGLIRSLPTMERREFHAIPGAVPDLARLPGACRFHPRCPRAQGICGEEEPALQRTGERSVRCHFPGK